Proteins encoded together in one Microcebus murinus isolate Inina chromosome 16, M.murinus_Inina_mat1.0, whole genome shotgun sequence window:
- the SLC49A3 gene encoding LOW QUALITY PROTEIN: solute carrier family 49 member A3 (The sequence of the model RefSeq protein was modified relative to this genomic sequence to represent the inferred CDS: deleted 1 base in 1 codon), producing MAEPAGAGPRVAADGPGASRDRTETAEAKPGATEARSLGARPAHRAYARRWVFLLVVSLLSCSNAMLWLSFAPVADIVAEHFFLSTEQINWLSLVYLVVSIPFGLVAIWMLDSVGLRGATILGAWLNFAGSVLRTLPCMAIGTLHPFTFFMGGQSLCALAQTLVIFSPAKLAALWFPEHQRATANMIATMSNPLGILVANVLSPALVKKGEDIPIMLGVCAIPAGLACLLATTCLWESVPPTPPSAGAASSTSEKFLDGLKLLLRNKAYILLAVCFGGGTGIFSSLMALLEQIFCERGYSSEFSGLCGALFIVFGILGALVLGIYVDRTKCFTEATKISFCLTSLACVAFALVSQLQGQTLALAAICSLLGLFGFSVAPVAMELAVECSFPVGEGAAAGLVFVLGQVEGVLIMVALMALTVRRREPSFSTCKHGEDPLDWTGSLLLMAGLCALFSCVLVLFFHTPYRRLRAECGVSPSPRTCAQELRTTHPTLKSPLEAPSTHTLQSVLLALPPPSRSRQGPRDSDQGRLVKGTLGAGVGHLGCAGHG from the exons ATGGCGGAGCCGGCTGGGGCCGGGCCAAGGGTGGCCGCGGATGGGCCTGGAGCCTCCAGGGACCGGACGGAGACAGCCGAGGCCAAGCCGGGAGCCACCGAGGCCCGCTCCCTGGGCGCACGGCCGGCCCACCGTGCCTACGCGCGCCGCTGGGTCTTCCTGCTGGTGGTCAGCCTGCTCAGCTGCTCCAACGCCATG CTATGGCTCAGCTTCGCACCTGTTGCCGACATCGTCGCCGAGCACTTCTTCCTGTCCACGGAGCAGATCAACTGGCTCTCACTGGTCTACCTTGTGGTGTCCATCCCATTTGGTTTAGTGGCCATCTGGATGCTGGACTCTGTTGGACTCCGCGGGGCT ACCATCTTGGGCGCCTGGCTGAACTTCGCTGGGAGTGTGCTACGTACCCTGCCCTGCATGGCCATTGGGACCCTCCACCCATTCACCTTCTTCATGGGTGGCCAGAGCCTCTGTGCCCTGGCCCAGACCCTGGTCATCTTCTCTCCAGCCAAGCTGGCTGCCTTGTGGTTCCCAGAGCACCAGCGAGCCACGGCCAACATGATCGCCACCATGT CGAACCCCCTGGGCATCCTTGTGGCTAATGTGCTGTCACCTGCACTGGTCAAGAAGGGAGAGGACATTCCCATTATG TTGGGCGTCTGTGCCATCCCTGCTGGCCTCGCCTGCCTGCTGGCCACCACTTGCCTCTGGGAGagtgtgccccccaccccaccctccgcCGGGGCTGCCAGCTCCACCTCAGAGAAGTTCCTGGACGGGCTCAAGCTG CTCCTGCGGAACAAGGCCTATATCCTCCTGGCTGTGTGCTTCGGAGGCGGCACTGGGATCTTCTCCAGCCTCATGGCCCTTCTGGAGCAGATCTTCTGCGAGAGAGGCTACTCCAGT gagTTTTCAGGCCTCTGTGGGGCTCTTTTCATCGTGTTTGGAATTCTGGGGGCGCTGGTTCTCGGTATCTATGTGGACCGGACCAAGTGCTTCACCGAGGCCACCAAGATTAGCTTCTGCCTGACCTCTCTGGCCTGCGTGGCCTTTGCCCTG GTGTCCCAGCTGCAGGGACAAACCCTTGCCCTGGCCGCCATCTGCTCACTGCTCGGGCTCTTTGGCTTCTCGGTGGCGCCCGTGGCCATGGAGCTGGCAGTGGAGTGCTCCTTCCCTGTAGGGGAGGGTGCTGCTGCAGGCCTGGTCTTTGTGCTGGG GCAGGTGGAGGGTGTACTTATCATGGTGGCGCTGATGGCGCTGACTGTGCGTCGCCGAGAGCCGTCATTCTCCACCTGCAAGCATGGCGAAGACCCCCTTGACTGGACAG GGTCCCTGCTGCTGATGGCCGGCCTGTGCGCCCTCTTCAGCTGTGTCTTGGTGCTCTTCTTCCATACCCCGTACCGGCGCCTGAGGGCCGAGTGTGGTGTGTCCCCCTCC CCCAGAACATGTGCCCAGGAGCTGAGGACCACACATCCAACTCTGAAATCACCCCTGGAGGCTCCCAGTACGCACACACTCCAGTCAGTTCTtctggccctgcctcccccctccagGAGCCGCCAAGGTCCGAGAGACTCTGACCAGGGACGTCTTGTGAAGGGGACgctgggggcaggtgtgggccACCTTGGCTGTGCTGGCCATGGCTGA